From the genome of Magnetococcales bacterium:
CAGATCGCCAACGCCCACACCATCTTCAATGTGGTAATGGCCCTGGTCTTCCTTCCCTTTGGAACGCTCTTTGCCCGCTTCTGCGAAGCCGTTGTGCCCGACAAGACCGAAGCCGAACTCGCCGCCGAAGGGGCTGTTTCCGGAGCTTACAAGCCCAAATATCTGGATGACAATCTGCTCACCACCCCGGCCCTGGCCATCGGTATGGTCCGCCGTGAAATGAACATCATGGCCGACACTCTGGAGCAGATGATCAACGATGTGCCTGACGCGGTCTTCAAGGGGGATCTCAAAAAGATGGAAGAGATTCGCCAACTGGATGACCGGGTGGATGAAATTCACGATGCCATCGCCCACTATCTCTCCCAGGTGGGTAGCCAAAACATTCCGGCCCACACCGCTGACGAAGTGATGGCTGCCATCACCGCCACCAGTGAGATGGAGTCCATCGGCGACATCATCGAGAACAACCTCTCCCATCTGGCCGAAGTGTGCGCCAGCGGCAACATCAAGCTTTCTGATGAAGTGATCGGTGCCCTGGGTGAATATCACCAAGCCGTGAAAAAAGCCTTCCAAACCTCGGTGACCGCTTTTGTCTCCGACAATCGCCAGGCTGCTGAGATGGTGATGAACATGAAGGATGAAATCAGCAGTATGGATGCCCAGAGCCGGGCCAAGCAGATGCAGGCCCTGCAGAGTGGTGAAGCAGTGGACAGCTTGAACACCTATACCCTGCAGATGGATATCCGTGAAAACCTGAAACGGATCTACTATCACACCAAACGGATTTCCAAGCTGGTGGCCCGCACCGAGGACGCCGCTGCCTGGAAAGCGGTTTCCTGAACCAAATCCGACCTACACTGACATTCCCGGAATGGGAGACCCGCACCGTTTTAATTGGTGCGGGTTTTTTTGTTGTCGGTATGGATTTTCTGTTCTGCAATCCAGTTCAAAATCTTAAATCAGTAAAAAATGTCTGTAGATACGGGGGGATCCTTGAACTGTAGGCAGGGGGCTCCTTGAACAGCAGGAAAAAGGCCTTGGTGTCAGGTGCTGGAGAACAGGCAACAGAGATGAAAAACGGGTAGGAAAATTTGTGAATTGTCAGTATCATTCATCGAGTTTTGCTTCCGGAAAAGAGTTCTTGAGCCACGCATTGCAAGGGGGTGGGGTTTTCTTGCTCCTTTCAATCGGAAAAAATCGGAAGAGCGCGACACTTTTCATCATTTTCCGTGCTGGATTTTTGCATAGGGCCAACTAACCCAATTTTCAACACAATTATCGATCACCTCGGGATGGATCACGTATGGCACATCAGAATCAAGGCTCCATTGGCACCAAGGTCGGCATGGGCTTCATGCTGGTGGTGGCTCTGTTTTTGTTCGTCATCTGGCGTCACCAGATTGTCCTGGAACGCTCCCAGGAGGAGTACCGCTATCTTTGGGATCAGGTGCAGGCCCGTAAGGATGCCGCCTTGGACATTCGACGCTATGTATTGGAAGCACGCCAGGCTGAAGCGGAATTTTTTCTCATCCAGGATTGGTTTGCCGTCAGCCAAGTGCAGGCCAAGGTGGAGCAGGTTGAGTTTGTAGCCGGATCTTTGGATCGTGGGATAGGCTTGGGGGGGGAGGAGACTGAGCGGGTTCGAGGGTTGATGGCAAACTATCTGAAGCAATTTTTGGCCATTGCCAACGCTTGGCGGGAAAAGGGGCTTGATCACGATTCGGGTCTGCAGGGGCGATTTCGACAGGCGGTACACAAGATGGAGTCGATGTCGG
Proteins encoded in this window:
- a CDS encoding Na/Pi cotransporter family protein produces the protein QIANAHTIFNVVMALVFLPFGTLFARFCEAVVPDKTEAELAAEGAVSGAYKPKYLDDNLLTTPALAIGMVRREMNIMADTLEQMINDVPDAVFKGDLKKMEEIRQLDDRVDEIHDAIAHYLSQVGSQNIPAHTADEVMAAITATSEMESIGDIIENNLSHLAEVCASGNIKLSDEVIGALGEYHQAVKKAFQTSVTAFVSDNRQAAEMVMNMKDEISSMDAQSRAKQMQALQSGEAVDSLNTYTLQMDIRENLKRIYYHTKRISKLVARTEDAAAWKAVS